One window from the genome of Bdellovibrio sp. NC01 encodes:
- the flgC gene encoding flagellar basal body rod protein FlgC — protein sequence MADFLTGMRISSSGMAAQRMRMNTIASNIANINTTQTPEGGPYRRKDVVFESMPDAKNFGEIITGTDPHGNFQRVQVTDVVSDRKAPLLKYEPDHPDANADGYVAYPNINLMEEMTNMIQSSRSYEANVSALQASKDMAMSALEIGR from the coding sequence ATGGCTGATTTTTTAACAGGGATGAGAATTAGTTCGAGTGGTATGGCGGCGCAAAGAATGCGCATGAATACCATTGCTTCTAACATCGCGAACATCAATACGACACAGACGCCGGAAGGTGGTCCGTACCGTAGAAAAGACGTGGTGTTCGAATCGATGCCAGACGCTAAAAATTTTGGCGAAATCATCACTGGGACGGACCCTCATGGAAATTTCCAACGAGTCCAGGTCACTGATGTGGTCTCGGATCGTAAGGCTCCGCTATTGAAGTACGAGCCGGATCATCCAGACGCAAATGCTGATGGATACGTAGCTTATCCCAATATCAACCTCATGGAAGAGATGACCAATATGATACAGTCATCGCGTTCCTACGAGGCGAACGTCTCTGCGTTGCAGGCGTCAAAAGATATGGCGATGAGCGCATTAGAGATAGGAAGATAG
- the flgB gene encoding flagellar basal body rod protein FlgB, whose amino-acid sequence MSGDLFDKTTNALATSMRMRQLRHNVTSSNIANAETPGYHAKKMDFEDALSRALDMDGMNSLSTSSPEHFAVGGLSAAKTRPDIYENPEGAVNNDGNTVDLEKEMSALSENAIMYKTALQLINKKMAALKYAAGDGR is encoded by the coding sequence ATGAGTGGTGATTTATTCGATAAAACCACCAATGCCTTAGCGACTTCTATGCGCATGAGACAGTTACGTCACAACGTAACGTCTTCTAACATCGCGAACGCAGAGACTCCGGGATACCATGCAAAGAAAATGGATTTCGAAGATGCTTTGTCTCGTGCCCTGGACATGGATGGCATGAACTCTTTAAGCACAAGCAGCCCCGAGCATTTTGCGGTGGGTGGTTTGTCTGCGGCGAAGACTCGTCCTGATATTTACGAAAATCCAGAAGGCGCTGTGAACAACGATGGCAACACTGTCGATCTTGAAAAAGAAATGTCGGCATTGTCGGAAAATGCCATCATGTACAAGACAGCTCTGCAATTGATTAATAAAAAAATGGCTGCTTTAAAATACGCTGCTGGCGACGGTAGATAA
- a CDS encoding sigma 54-interacting transcriptional regulator — translation MSYFDFDALHIEDKKVNEAKQLSLQLAPTQASLLIVGEAGVGKTSLARYIYTKSRSSRLYVLECKNPGGFDFARVEGGTLLIEDLDAASSAIQTELMKLAERTDGTKPRFISTSRRDIRAMVKQEQFRQDLFYKIAVVHLELPRLEDRAIDFHNIVNFILEVSQIMHGKSGLQFSADAYSRLNSWNWPGNIRELENVIERSVVLAKNSVIGADSIQFEAVAEDMSVDFAPGMSLSEVEKRLILQTLELTAQNRTRAAQMLGISIRTLRNKLNEYKEAVV, via the coding sequence ATGTCGTACTTTGATTTTGATGCTCTACACATCGAAGACAAAAAGGTGAATGAAGCGAAGCAGTTGAGCCTGCAATTGGCGCCAACGCAAGCTAGCCTTCTTATTGTCGGTGAAGCTGGTGTAGGTAAAACAAGCTTGGCTCGTTACATTTATACGAAGAGCCGTTCTTCTCGCTTGTATGTTCTAGAGTGCAAAAACCCAGGTGGTTTTGATTTCGCCCGTGTTGAAGGTGGCACTCTTTTGATTGAAGATTTGGATGCAGCTTCTTCTGCAATTCAAACTGAATTGATGAAATTGGCTGAACGCACGGATGGAACAAAACCTCGTTTCATCTCTACGTCTCGTCGTGATATCCGCGCGATGGTGAAGCAAGAACAATTCCGCCAAGATCTGTTTTATAAAATCGCAGTTGTACATTTGGAACTTCCACGTTTGGAAGATCGCGCTATTGATTTCCACAATATCGTGAACTTTATTTTGGAAGTTTCACAAATCATGCACGGTAAATCGGGCTTGCAGTTTTCGGCTGACGCATATTCGCGTTTGAACTCGTGGAACTGGCCTGGAAACATCCGCGAACTTGAAAATGTGATCGAGCGTTCTGTGGTTCTTGCAAAAAATTCAGTGATCGGCGCCGATTCTATTCAATTTGAGGCCGTTGCTGAGGATATGTCAGTGGATTTTGCCCCAGGCATGTCCCTTTCTGAAGTCGAGAAGCGTCTCATCTTACAGACCTTGGAGTTGACGGCTCAGAACCGTACTCGCGCGGCTCAGATGTTAGGTATTAGCATTCGTACTTTGAGAAACAAACTCAATGAATATAAGGAGGCGGTAGTATGA
- a CDS encoding tetratricopeptide repeat protein: protein MNTLLKATMAGCLFFSLAPAWAAKVTGAINFQGDTVHLELSGQQNWDYDVKRKEVKGKTVVEMTVPAMDDASVNSLNSFKSEMVTEVSVDRKGPDGKYIVSFTLSGSSIDTFDYLTDQPSRLIVDFYVNPGAKTDKKPVAKKETVEKSEEAKPAKTVAKAKTPKGRTPATADALVIANQGTTVAMNDNVAHRGIFDGGDPDYERFTVKPYDIKEESVIRAKDNYYIGFPMLETPVTYWEKVKNTPTIYEINPKPTDENKQARLLLTLFEKERYAVYLKTVQWFKEKYPKSEYNEIIDFMTADVHLALSKEPGNTKSFDEAMQKYKEAIAKYPTSSLSERTSLKVGYLTLERGDNLSALRLFKEHIDNKNFGGKESLSKDLARMGTGLAYMRLNKWEDAVAQYDAIEKNSTHQDLKVEAAYRKGDVWIRAKNYAKAVADYQTALKKYPEGQAFYPNAFYNQAESLFGMQKFPQSLDLYREFVKKFPSSEHAPFAMTRMGELLEILGADKSRVMGAYLETYFRYGENPSAVISRLRLLSARMKGMKPKETENAVKEIMSLAKKVDLPNMEQFATVMVADGYSQRGEYDKSIDLLSKYYKEHPTNVDVPLMTQRIVANINNKLEKQVEDGNFIGALKTHTQYSDSWLKNSKRLDTKFNVGRAFEMAGVPVESEKYYKDVLNRVYSIRGTAEAREINVKEQIPTEDELNLRLAAVSSNEQKYNQAYEYLKNVKVPEKLSETEQIERVNIAVRLLERRGDTDSAVRYLGELLRTWKGQPELVAEPYLKLAELQQKQGKKDDALAALGMIDKLAKDSDHVSPAIHAKALETMGDIYLANGSKDQAIDAYKSLLDKYEETRPLSSIRYKLGQIYFKRGDVQQAADTWNTFKGEKSGFWKNLAQEQLKNSEWRDGYKKYIKRIPAMSEKEESK from the coding sequence GTGAACACTTTACTTAAAGCAACGATGGCAGGATGCCTGTTCTTTAGTCTAGCACCCGCATGGGCTGCGAAGGTTACTGGCGCAATTAATTTTCAGGGTGACACTGTTCATCTTGAGCTATCCGGTCAGCAGAACTGGGACTATGACGTCAAACGCAAAGAGGTCAAAGGTAAGACCGTTGTGGAAATGACAGTTCCAGCGATGGACGATGCTTCTGTGAACTCTTTAAATAGCTTCAAAAGTGAAATGGTCACTGAAGTGTCAGTGGATCGCAAAGGTCCAGATGGCAAGTATATCGTTTCGTTCACTCTTTCTGGTTCTTCCATCGACACATTCGATTATCTGACAGATCAACCTTCACGTCTTATTGTAGACTTTTATGTTAATCCAGGTGCAAAAACTGATAAGAAACCAGTTGCTAAAAAAGAAACTGTAGAAAAGTCAGAGGAAGCTAAGCCAGCAAAAACTGTAGCAAAAGCTAAAACTCCAAAAGGCAGAACGCCTGCGACGGCAGATGCATTGGTGATTGCAAATCAAGGTACGACTGTCGCGATGAATGACAATGTTGCGCACAGAGGTATCTTTGACGGTGGCGATCCAGACTATGAGCGCTTCACTGTTAAACCTTACGATATTAAAGAAGAGTCAGTGATCCGCGCGAAAGATAACTATTATATCGGCTTTCCGATGCTTGAAACTCCAGTAACGTACTGGGAAAAAGTTAAGAACACGCCGACAATTTATGAAATCAATCCAAAACCAACGGATGAGAATAAACAGGCTCGTCTTCTTTTGACGTTGTTCGAAAAAGAACGTTATGCCGTTTATCTTAAAACTGTTCAGTGGTTCAAAGAAAAATATCCAAAATCTGAATACAACGAAATCATCGACTTCATGACAGCCGATGTTCACTTGGCATTGTCAAAAGAGCCGGGTAACACAAAAAGCTTCGACGAAGCGATGCAAAAATACAAAGAGGCGATTGCTAAATACCCAACGTCTTCTTTGTCTGAGCGCACGTCTTTGAAAGTCGGCTATTTGACTCTTGAACGTGGCGATAACTTAAGCGCGCTTCGTTTGTTCAAAGAACACATCGACAATAAAAATTTCGGTGGAAAAGAATCTTTGTCCAAAGATTTGGCTCGTATGGGTACGGGCTTGGCTTACATGCGTTTGAATAAATGGGAAGATGCAGTCGCGCAATACGATGCGATTGAGAAAAACTCAACTCATCAAGATTTGAAAGTTGAAGCGGCTTACCGTAAAGGTGACGTGTGGATTCGTGCAAAGAATTACGCGAAAGCCGTTGCTGACTATCAAACGGCTTTGAAGAAATATCCAGAAGGCCAAGCGTTCTATCCAAATGCATTCTACAACCAAGCAGAATCTTTGTTTGGTATGCAGAAGTTCCCACAAAGTTTGGATTTGTATCGTGAATTCGTAAAAAAATTCCCATCAAGCGAGCACGCACCATTCGCGATGACTCGTATGGGTGAATTGCTAGAGATCTTGGGTGCAGATAAATCACGTGTGATGGGTGCTTACCTTGAAACGTATTTCCGCTATGGTGAAAATCCAAGTGCGGTGATTTCTCGTCTGCGTTTGCTTTCAGCTCGTATGAAAGGCATGAAACCAAAAGAAACTGAAAACGCTGTGAAAGAAATCATGTCATTGGCGAAAAAAGTAGATTTGCCAAACATGGAGCAGTTCGCGACGGTGATGGTTGCTGACGGTTATTCACAACGTGGTGAATACGATAAGTCGATCGATCTGCTTTCTAAATACTATAAAGAACATCCAACAAACGTTGACGTGCCATTGATGACTCAAAGAATCGTGGCGAACATCAACAACAAGCTAGAAAAACAAGTTGAAGACGGAAACTTCATCGGCGCTTTGAAAACTCACACGCAGTATTCAGATAGCTGGTTGAAGAATTCAAAACGCTTGGACACGAAATTCAACGTGGGTCGCGCATTTGAAATGGCGGGCGTGCCTGTTGAATCTGAAAAATATTATAAAGACGTTTTGAACAGAGTGTATTCAATCCGTGGTACTGCGGAAGCTCGTGAAATCAACGTGAAAGAACAAATCCCAACAGAAGATGAATTGAATCTTCGTTTGGCGGCTGTTTCTTCGAATGAGCAAAAGTACAATCAGGCTTATGAGTATTTGAAAAACGTTAAAGTACCAGAAAAATTGTCTGAGACAGAACAAATCGAACGCGTAAATATCGCCGTTCGTTTGCTTGAAAGACGTGGCGACACAGATTCAGCAGTTCGTTATTTGGGCGAACTTCTTCGCACTTGGAAAGGTCAGCCAGAACTTGTTGCAGAGCCTTATTTGAAATTGGCAGAGCTGCAACAAAAGCAAGGTAAGAAAGACGATGCCTTGGCCGCTTTGGGTATGATCGACAAATTGGCAAAAGATTCAGATCACGTGTCTCCGGCGATTCATGCGAAAGCGTTAGAGACAATGGGTGATATTTATTTGGCGAACGGTTCTAAGGATCAAGCGATTGATGCTTACAAATCTCTTCTTGATAAATACGAAGAGACTCGTCCGTTGTCGTCAATCCGTTACAAGCTCGGCCAAATTTATTTCAAGCGCGGCGATGTACAACAAGCTGCGGATACTTGGAATACATTTAAGGGTGAAAAAAGTGGTTTCTGGAAAAATCTAGCGCAGGAACAACTTAAGAACTCTGAATGGCGCGATGGTTATAAGAAATATATTAAACGTATTCCAGCAATGTCAGAAAAAGAAGAAAGCAAGTAG
- a CDS encoding ABC transporter permease, giving the protein MNFLALPLAPFIIESLHFIGGVGLLTREIFRDLFTTKIYWKLWIEQIYQVGIRSTPLIVITAASTGMVMALQFGLGLEKFGGKMYVPKLLAVTILREMGPMFTSLMLAARVGAGFASEIGSMVVTQQIDAIRALGTSPIRKIVIPRVMATLIVLPVLVAFSNLVGNAGGLLIGATELKLDPGFYLLKVITTSSLSDYLSGFAKSFFFALIISIPSCYFGLTVKNGTKEVGIATTKAVVVSSILILVADFFLSKLFWIVEKML; this is encoded by the coding sequence ATGAACTTCTTAGCTCTCCCACTAGCGCCATTCATTATAGAAAGTCTCCATTTCATTGGTGGCGTGGGTTTGCTGACGCGTGAAATCTTCCGCGATTTATTTACGACTAAAATTTATTGGAAATTATGGATTGAGCAAATCTATCAAGTGGGTATTCGCTCGACTCCCCTGATCGTTATCACAGCCGCAAGTACTGGTATGGTGATGGCATTGCAGTTCGGTTTAGGTCTAGAAAAATTCGGCGGCAAAATGTACGTCCCCAAATTATTGGCGGTGACTATTTTGCGTGAAATGGGACCAATGTTCACAAGCTTGATGCTGGCAGCCCGCGTGGGTGCAGGTTTTGCGAGTGAAATCGGCAGTATGGTCGTGACTCAACAAATCGATGCGATTCGTGCATTGGGCACTTCGCCGATTCGTAAAATCGTTATTCCGCGTGTGATGGCGACGTTGATCGTGCTTCCAGTCCTTGTGGCCTTTTCAAATCTTGTCGGCAATGCCGGTGGTCTTTTGATTGGTGCCACAGAATTAAAACTGGATCCCGGCTTTTATCTTTTAAAAGTTATTACGACATCATCGTTGTCAGACTATCTTTCTGGCTTCGCAAAAAGCTTCTTCTTTGCTTTGATCATTTCAATTCCTTCTTGTTATTTCGGACTGACCGTTAAGAACGGTACGAAAGAAGTAGGTATCGCGACAACGAAAGCCGTTGTGGTTTCTTCTATCCTCATTCTAGTTGCCGACTTCTTTTTGTCGAAATTGTTCTGGATCGTGGAGAAAATGTTATGA
- a CDS encoding ABC transporter ATP-binding protein, with translation MSNEAGQGFIEVVDFKKSFGEKKVHQGVSFYVRKGECLGLIGGSGAGKSVILRSLVGLEKPDSGQIIIDGEDIVPKNEAELVEVRKKVAYAFQGGALFDSMTVYENLAYPLREHFNFSEAEIAKQIRAQLEEFGLDKNAEKLYPGSLSGGMQKRVGLARAMMMHPKVVLYDEPTAGLDPYNTKRIQESILKMKAQGVTSILVTHDMPTVYAVCDKVALLLNGRIGEQYTIDKLKSEPSGTMTDFINGESA, from the coding sequence ATGAGTAACGAAGCAGGACAAGGCTTTATCGAAGTCGTCGATTTTAAGAAGTCATTTGGTGAAAAGAAAGTTCACCAAGGTGTCAGCTTTTACGTGCGTAAAGGTGAATGCCTGGGTTTGATTGGTGGCTCTGGCGCAGGTAAGAGTGTGATCTTGCGCAGTCTTGTGGGTCTTGAAAAACCAGACAGCGGTCAAATCATCATTGATGGCGAAGACATTGTTCCAAAAAACGAAGCAGAACTTGTCGAAGTTCGTAAAAAAGTGGCTTACGCCTTTCAAGGTGGCGCTTTATTTGACTCGATGACTGTTTATGAAAATCTAGCTTATCCCCTTCGCGAACATTTTAATTTTAGCGAAGCCGAAATTGCGAAACAAATTCGCGCGCAATTAGAAGAGTTCGGTCTAGATAAGAATGCCGAAAAGCTTTATCCGGGAAGTCTTTCTGGAGGCATGCAAAAACGTGTGGGCTTAGCACGCGCGATGATGATGCATCCCAAAGTCGTTTTGTACGATGAACCGACCGCGGGTCTGGATCCGTACAATACCAAACGAATTCAAGAATCTATTTTAAAAATGAAAGCACAAGGAGTGACGTCGATCCTGGTCACTCATGATATGCCGACGGTTTATGCCGTTTGCGATAAGGTCGCTTTATTATTGAATGGCCGTATTGGTGAACAATACACCATCGATAAATTAAAGTCCGAGCCGTCAGGAACGATGACAGATTTTATTAACGGAGAGAGCGCGTAA
- a CDS encoding MlaD family protein: MESQSSTQLKVGIYLAIGIAAILASIFFLGADKAIFRKYVKIHAYFDSTQGLAEGSVVSLSGVTVGNVKSITFLEAENKLDVTMTIDEKYINRVRKDSEVEIRTQGALGDKFVFVFPGDARHPVVQEGDVLAVAKPTDLIGVISERGGEAGRIFDVINEVYKLAHTMNADNRMGKIMNNFETASVALAQASKDAQKMVGTVNGARGGEKMAHTLDRLDAIVTKIDKGEGTLGLLINDPTLHNQLKSALGGTTRKNHVKSLLRTSIEKEDE; this comes from the coding sequence ATGGAATCACAAAGCAGCACACAACTTAAAGTCGGAATCTATCTTGCGATTGGTATCGCAGCGATTCTTGCTTCGATCTTCTTCTTGGGCGCTGATAAAGCGATCTTCAGAAAGTACGTGAAAATTCACGCTTACTTCGATTCAACTCAAGGTTTGGCTGAGGGTAGCGTTGTTTCATTGTCAGGCGTGACAGTCGGTAACGTTAAATCAATCACTTTCCTTGAAGCTGAAAACAAATTGGACGTAACAATGACGATCGATGAAAAATACATCAATCGTGTTCGTAAAGATTCAGAAGTAGAAATCCGCACGCAAGGTGCCTTGGGCGACAAATTCGTATTCGTGTTCCCGGGTGATGCACGTCACCCTGTTGTGCAAGAAGGTGACGTTCTTGCCGTTGCCAAACCCACAGACTTGATCGGCGTTATTTCCGAGCGCGGTGGCGAAGCAGGACGTATTTTTGACGTTATCAATGAAGTCTATAAATTAGCGCACACAATGAACGCTGATAATCGCATGGGTAAAATCATGAACAACTTCGAAACAGCTTCTGTCGCTCTTGCACAAGCAAGTAAAGATGCGCAGAAGATGGTTGGAACAGTGAACGGTGCTCGCGGTGGTGAAAAAATGGCGCACACTTTGGATCGCCTGGATGCCATCGTCACTAAGATTGATAAAGGTGAAGGCACATTGGGTCTTCTTATCAATGATCCAACCCTGCATAATCAATTGAAGTCAGCCCTTGGCGGCACGACTCGTAAGAATCACGTTAAATCGTTACTAAGAACATCTATCGAAAAAGAAGACGAATAG